Genomic window (Achromobacter sp. B7):
GAAAACGGCCGTCGCGCGTTGTTCGTCAGCGAAGGATTCACGACGCGCATCGTCGGACTGCCCGAAGACGAAAGCCGGGCGTTGCTGGCGGAACTGTTCGCGCATAGCGTGCGCCCCGAACACATCTATCGCCACCGTTGGCAGCCGCACGATCTGGTGTTCTGGGACAACCGCTCGCTGATCCATCTGGCGGGCGGCACGCCGGACCACCTGCGCCGAAAGCTGTACCGCACGACCATCGAAGGCGATGTGCCGTTCTGAAAACGCGCCGGCGCCGACACAAAGCACTTATCCACAGGGAACACCATGCGCATGTCATCTGCACTTCGGGATCGTCTGATCCAAACCGCTACCGGCGCGGGTCTGGCGTTGGTCTTGGCGGTGTTGGCGCTGGCCTCGCCCACGCCGGCCATGGCCGAAGGGCGCATCCGCATCGCGGAACAATACGGCATCGTGTACCTGCTGCTGAATGTGGCGCGCGACCAGCAACTGATCGAAAAGCACGGCAAGGCCGAAGGTGTGGATATCTCGGTTGAATGGGCAAAGCTGTCGGGCGGCTCGGCTGTGAACGACGCGCTGTTGTCCGGGGCGGTGGATATCGCGGGCGCAGGCGTGGGACCGCTGCTGACGATTTGGGACCGCACGCGCGGCAAGCAGAACGTGAAGGGCGTGGCGTCGCTGGGCAATTTTCCCTATTACCTGGTCACCAACAACCCCAATGTGAAAACCATTGCCGACTTCACCGACAAGGACCGCATCGCGGTGCCCGCGGTGGGCGTATCGGTGCAGTCGCGGGTATTGCAGCTGGCGTCGGCCAAGCTCTGGGGCGACGCGCAATTCAACAAGCTGGACAAGATTTCCGTGGCGTTGCCGCACCCGGATGCCGCCGCCGCCATCATTGCGGGCGGCACCGAAATCACCGGGCATTTCGGCAACCCGCCCTTCCAGGAGCAAGAGCTGGCCGAAAACCCCAACGCGCGCATCGTGCTCAATTCCTATGACGTGCTGGGCGGGCCCAGTTCGTCCACCGTGTTGTTCGCCACCGAGAAATTCCGCCGCGACAATCCCAAGACGTACAAGGCGTTCCAGGCGGCACTGAAAGAAGCGGCCGCGTTCGCCGCCGCCAATCCCGAGAAGGCCGCCGATACGTATTTGCGCGTGACCGGCGCCAAACAGGACCGCGAGTTTTTGATCAAGGTCATCAAGAACCCGGACGTGCAATTCAAGCTGGAACCGCAGAACACGTACGCGCTGGCGCAATTCATGCATCAGGTGGGCGCCATCAAGAACGCGCCGGCCAGCTGGCGTGACTACTTCTTCGACGACGCGGTGACCGCGCAAGGAAGCTGACATGTCATCGATCGCGCCCGGCCCTGTGGATAACGTTCAAAAAGCGTCGCCCTTGCTGGCTGTGGATAAGGTGACGATCGAATATAAGACGCGTGAAAGGCGCGTGCGCGCCACGCACGAGGTCAGTTTTGACGTGCATGCAGCGGATCGATTCATTCTGTTGGGGCCGTCGGGTTGCGGCAAATCGACGCTGCTCAAGGCCGTGGCCGGCTTCATCCCACCCACGGATGGCCGCATCGCGATTGATGGGCAGGCCGTGACGGGGCCCGGGCCCGACCGCATTGTCGTCTTCCAGGAATTCGATCAGTTGCCACCTTGGAAAACCTTGCGTCAGAACGTGGCGTTTCCGCTGGTGGCGTCGCGCAGGCTGGGGCGGCGCGAAGCGGATGAACGCGCCATGCACTATCTGGACAAGGTGGGTCTGGCTGCGTTTGCCGACGCCTATCCGCACACGCTGTCGGGCGGCATGAAGCAACGTGTGGCGATTGCGCGGGCGTTGGCCATGCAACCGCGAGTACTGTTGATGGACGAGCCCTTTGCCGCGTTGGACGCCCTGACGCGTCGACGCATGCAGGAAGAACTGATGGCGCTATGGGATGACGTGCGCTTTACCTTGCTGTTCGTCACGCATTCGATCGAAGAGGCGCTGGTATTGGGGCGCCGGGTGCTGTTGCTGTCACCCCATCCGGGTCGGGTGCGGGCGGAACTGAATGCGCACGCCTATGGCTTGCAGACGCAGGGCTCCGCCGGCTTTCAGGCTGCCGCGCGCCGCATCCACGACCTGTTGTTCGAATCGCCGGCGGCTTCCCCTGCGGTGGCCGAGCGCGCGGCGGCTTAAGGCTGGGGCGACCGATGAATACGCTACACGCCGCCACGCCCCCGATCCGCGCCGAGGTGGAATACGACCTGCCGCCCTTGCCCGCGCAGACCGCCCAGACGCCCCTGCCCTGGCAAGAGCGGCTGTGGCGGCACGCCGCCTTGCGCAAAACGTTCATCCTGGTGTTGCTGGCCTGCGTGTGGGAGCTGGCGGCGCGCTATACCGATAACGACCTGCTGCTGCCCGGCGCGTGGCAGACCGCGCAGGCGTTCGCCCAGGGCATTGCCAACGGCGAGCTATTGGCGCGCGCCGGCCAGTCGTTGCGCGTCTTGGTGCAGGGTTATCTGGCGGGCGTGGTGCTGGCCTTCGTGCTGACCACGCTGGCCGTGTCGACGCGCTTCGGCCGCGACCTGCTTTCCACCTTGACGGCCATGTTCAACCCGCTGCCGGCTATTGCCCTGCTGCCCCTGGCGCTGCTGTGGTTCGGCCTGGGCGAAGGCAGCCTGGTGTTCGTGCTGATCCATTCCGTGCTGTGGGCGTTGGCGCTGAACATGTATGCGGGCTTTCTGGGCGTATCCGAAACGCTGCGCATGGCAGGCCGCAATTACGGGCTGACGGGGCTGCGCTATGTGTTGCAGATTCTGGTGCCGGCCGCGCTGCCGGCGATCCTGGCCGGGCTGAAGATTGGCTGGGCATTCGCATGGCGCACGTTGATTGCCGCGGAACTGGTCTTTGGCGCGTCCAGCGGCAAGGGGGGCCTGGGCTGGTACATCTTTCAGAACCGCAACGAGTTATACACAGATCGCGTGTTCGCCGGGCTGGCCGCGGTGGTGGTTATCGGCCTGCTTGTGGAAAACCTGGCGTTCGACACGTTGGAGCGTTTGACGGTGCGGCGCTGGGGCATGCAGCGTTAAATAAAAAGGGCGATTCCGTGTGGAACCGCCCTTTTTTCTCGTGCCACGGGATGGCAGCTTGCCGGGCTTACAGGCTTATCGCTCTATCGCCTTATAGCGTTACAGCGTCAGCCCCAGCGCCTTGGCCACGCCCGCCGCGTAGGCCGGATCGGCCTTCTTGAAGTGTTCCAGCTGACGGCGCTGGATTTCTTCCGGCACGCCCGCCATGTGGCGGCCGATGTTGCCGAACAGCAGCTCCTGCTTTTCCGGCGTCATCAGGCGGAACAGATTGCCCGGCTGCGAGTAGTAGTCGTCATCCACGCGATGGTTCCAACGTGCCGCGGCCTGGCCGTCCAGCGCCAGCGGCGGTTCGCCGGCGGACGGCGTTTCCTTCCACTCGCCGGCGCTGTTGGGCTCGTAGTTCAGCGTGCCGCCCACGTTGCCGTCGACACGGCCCGCGCCGTCGCGGTGAAAGCTGTGGAACGGGCAGCGCGGCGCGTTCACCGGAATCTGGTGGTGATTGATCCCCAAGCGGTAGCGGTGCGTGTCGCCGTAGGAAAACAGGCGTCCCTGCAACATCTTGTCCGGCGAAAAATCGATGCCCGGCACGATGTTGGCCGGCGTGAAGGCGGCCTGCTCCACTTCCGCGAAATAGTTTTCGGGGTTCTTGTTCAGTTCCAGCACGCCCACTTCAATCAGCGGGTAGTCGCCATGCGGCCAGACCTTGGTCAGGTCGAACGGGTTGATGTGATACGTCGCGGCTTCCGCCTCGGGCATGATCTGCACCTTCAGCGTCCACTTCGGGAAGTTCTTGTTTTCGATGTTCTCGAACAGATCGCGCTGCGAGCTTTCGCGGTCATGCGCAACGACCTGGGCGGCTTCTTCGTCGCTCATACAGACCACGCCCTGCTGCGACTTGAAGTGGAACTTCACGTAGAAGCGTTCGCCGTCCTTGTTGACGAAGCTGAACGTGTGCGAGCCAAAGCCGTGCTGCTGGCGCAGGTTGGCGGGAATGCCGCGGTCGCTCATCAGGATGGTGACCTGGTGCAGCGATTCGGGGCTGAGCGACCAGAAATCCCAGGCGGCGGTGGCGCTGCGCAGGTTGGTCTTGGGATCGCGCTTTTGCGTGTGGATAAAGTCGGGAAACTTCAGCGGGTCGCGGATGAAGAAGACCGGAGTGTTGTTGCCAACCAGATCCCAGTTGCCTTCGTCGGTGTAGAACTTGATGGCAAAGCCGCGCACGTCGCGTTCGGCGTCCGCCGCGCCGCGTTCGCCGGCCACGGTCGAAAAGCGCAGGAACAACGGAGTTTGCTTGCCGACCTGCGAAAAGATGCTGGCGCGCGTGTAGCGCGAAATGTCGTGCGTGACGGTGAAGGTGCCGTAGGCGCCGGAGCCCTTGGCGTGAACCACGCGTTCGGGGATGCGTTCGCGGTCGAAGTGGGCCAGTTTCTCAATCAGCCAGAAGTCCTGCAACAGCGCGGGGCCGCGCGGGCCGGCGGTGAGCGTGTTGTTATTGTCTGCCACCGGGGCGCCTGAGGCGGTGGTCAGATTCTTCTTGTCGGTCATAGCACACTCCGTACGTAATTCTGGGAGGCGCGAGCCGGTGCGGGCCCGTGCCGTGTTGTGGATACTGCCCGACGCGTGGCGCAGGGCAGTATGTGGGACACATCATAGGGGCCAAGGTTGCGTTTGTGAAGTTGATTGAAACAGCATTGTCGATTATTAAAACCTATCGACTATGGACTCATCTCCAGGAACGGTCTGTGGCGCCGGGACGCCCGGCGCGCATAAAAAAACCGGCCACAAGGACCGGTTTTTTTGAGACTTCAAAGGTCAGGCGGATCGGATTTACCGGTTTGCCGCCGCTTCGGTCTTGCGCTGCATGGAGCGGGTGATGGACCACTGCTGCGCGATCGACAAGGTGTTGTTCACGCACCAGTACAGCACCAGGCCGGCCGGGAAGAAGAACATCATCCCGCCAAACACCAGCGGCATGATCATCATGACCTTGGCCTGGATGGGGTCCGGCGGCGTGGGGTTCAGTTTGATCTGCAGGAACATGGTGGCCATCATGATGGCGGGCAGAATGAAGTACGGGTCACGGATCGACAGGTCATGGACCCACAGAATCCACGGCGCGCCGCGCATTTCTACGCTGGCCAGCAGCACCCAGTACAGCGAGATGAACACCGGGATCTGCACCACCATCGGCAAGCAGCCGCCCAGCGGGTTGATCTTTTCGGTGCGGTACATCTCCATCATGGCGGCGTTCAGCTTTTGCTTGTCGTCGCCGTACTTTTCCTTCAGGGCTTGCAGGCGCGGGGCCACTTGCTTCATGCGAGCCATCGAGCGGTAGCTTGCGGCGGCCAGCGGGAAGAAGATGGCCTTGATCAGCACGGTCAGCGCCACGATCGTCCAGCCCCAGTTGCCCAGCAACGAGTGCAGCCAGGTCATCAGCGTGAACAGCGGCTTGGCGATGATGGTCAGCCAACCGTAGTCGACCACCAGTTCCAGGCCGGGGGCGAGCGCCGCCATGGCTTTCTGGTCTTGCGGACCGACCCACAGGTGCGAGTCCACGCGCGAGGCCGAACCGGGGGCGATTTCGCCAACGGCTTCAATGCTGCGGGCGGCGTACAGGTTCTTCTGGACTTCCAGCAGTTCGTTCGTACGCGGCTTGCCTTGCGGCGGCACCCAGGCAGTGGCGAAGTAGTGCTGCACCACGGCGATCCAGCCGTTGTCCGCCTGCTTGATGTAGTTGGCCTTTTTCTTCTCGATGTCGCTGAACGTGCTCTTCTGGAACTTGTCCTGCTCGGAGTAGACGGCGAAACCGGTGAACGTGTGATAGAAGCTGGACGTGTCGGCCGGGTCGTTGCCGTCGCGTTCCAGCTGCAGGTACAGCGCGGGCGTGACGGGGGCGGAACCGACGTTGGCCAGGTCGTGGCGCACGTCAATGTCGTAGCGGCCCTTGTGCAGGGTGAACGTCTTGGTGACCTTCACGCCACCCGATTCACCTTCGAACGACACGACCAGGTTGTCGCCGGTCATCTGGCGTTCGGTGGACGTGACGCGGAAAGGCGTCTGGTGCGTGGGGAAGCTCTGGCCATTGGGCGCGCCGACCACGCCGGACTGCACGACGTAGTTCAAGCCAGCCGAACGGTCCAGCAGCACGGTGGGCTTGTCGGCCTGGCCGGTTGCCGGGTACTTCAGCAGCTCGGCGCGCACCAACTGGGCGCCCATGGTGTCGAACGTCAGGCGCAGCACGTCCGTAGTGATGACGACTTCTTCCGAACGCGCGGCAGCGGGTGCGGTGGCGCCGGGCACGGCCGACGGCGCGGTGGCCGTGGATGTGGGGGCGCTGGGCACCGAAGGCGTGGCGTTATTGGCGCCGGCCTGCGGTTCAGCCGTGCTGGCCGCGGGCGTCGGGCCCCCGAACAGGGACGGCTTGCCGTTATGGATTTGCCAGTTGTTCCAGAGGAGCAACAGCGAAAAGGAAAAAATCATCCAGAGGACGGTTCGTCGGATATCCATGGTGCCTACTGAAGTGAATACGGGCCAGCAAAGCCCGCCAGTTTAGCGTCAATCGTGCTCGGTGCGGTGGCTGTGGGAGCAGCACGGGGGGCCATTGGTTCCCTTGGATTGCGGAACCGGATCCCAGCCGCCGGGCGACCACGGATGGCAACGGCCTATGCGCCGGACCGCCAACCAAAAGCCGCGCCAGGCGCCATGGCGTTCGATTGCTTCAATCGCGTACGCCGAGCAAGTGGGGGTAAAGCGGCACTGCCTGCCGATCCAGGGACTCAGGAAGAACCTGTAGAACCGGATCGGAAGAATGAGCAGTGCTTTGAAAATCATCGCAGGATCCGCTCAAAGTGAGCGTCCACTTCGGCTCTGACCAAGCGTTTTAGCGAGGTGAGCGAAGTGGGCGCGACTTTGCTATGCAAACGCACGACGTAGTCCTTGGCCGGCAACGCCAGACGCCGGTGGCGGAACGCTTCGCGGATGACCCGCTTGATGGCGTTGCGCGTACTGGCGTGGGCGGCGAAGCGCTTGGCGATGATCAGCCCCAGTCGTGCACAGGCATCCTGGCCGGGGGGCAGATCATTGGGAGCCGAAGTCACAATGAATAACGCCCCTCGAGCAAGACGCCGGCCTTTCAGGGCAGCGGCGAACTCGGAGGGGCGATGCAGCCGCGCCTCCGGGGGAAGCGTGGAGCGCGGCATGGACTGCGGGTCAGGCGTTTGCGCGGAACCAGAACGAGATTGCGAGAGGTCTTGCAATATGGCCGGTCCGTGCAAATAGTCAGGTTTTTCCGGAAAGGAACCGGAAAACCAGAACTTAGACAGCCAGACGCTTGCGGCCCTTGGCGCGGCGGGCGTTCAGGATGGCGCGGCCAGCGCGGGTTTTCATGCGCACGCGAAAGCCATGGGTGCGCTTGCGGCGGGTGACGGAAGGTTGGTAGGTACGTTTCATGGACGATCCACAAAAAGAACAAAAGTCAGAAGGGACCTGCCCGGAGGGTTCCAGGTCGCGGATTCAGAAGCGGGTATCTAGTGAGCATTTTTGCAACATGTGCAAAAAACAACGCATAGACGGGGCTCTGGACAAGGGATTTCTCCCCAGGCGACCTATTCAGCAAAGCTAAAAACCGGACAGTGCAGTAAGCGCCCAAACCTATGAAAGGAGGGTACTTGCCACAACTCCGGCTAAGCTCTCTGTGAAACCTTCTGACAGACAGAATTCGGAAAAGCCCACCATTTCAGCAAG
Coding sequences:
- a CDS encoding ABC transporter permease, translating into MNTLHAATPPIRAEVEYDLPPLPAQTAQTPLPWQERLWRHAALRKTFILVLLACVWELAARYTDNDLLLPGAWQTAQAFAQGIANGELLARAGQSLRVLVQGYLAGVVLAFVLTTLAVSTRFGRDLLSTLTAMFNPLPAIALLPLALLWFGLGEGSLVFVLIHSVLWALALNMYAGFLGVSETLRMAGRNYGLTGLRYVLQILVPAALPAILAGLKIGWAFAWRTLIAAELVFGASSGKGGLGWYIFQNRNELYTDRVFAGLAAVVVIGLLVENLAFDTLERLTVRRWGMQR
- the rpmH gene encoding 50S ribosomal protein L34 encodes the protein MKRTYQPSVTRRKRTHGFRVRMKTRAGRAILNARRAKGRKRLAV
- a CDS encoding ribonuclease P protein component, which codes for MPRSTLPPEARLHRPSEFAAALKGRRLARGALFIVTSAPNDLPPGQDACARLGLIIAKRFAAHASTRNAIKRVIREAFRHRRLALPAKDYVVRLHSKVAPTSLTSLKRLVRAEVDAHFERILR
- a CDS encoding ABC transporter substrate-binding protein — protein: MSSALRDRLIQTATGAGLALVLAVLALASPTPAMAEGRIRIAEQYGIVYLLLNVARDQQLIEKHGKAEGVDISVEWAKLSGGSAVNDALLSGAVDIAGAGVGPLLTIWDRTRGKQNVKGVASLGNFPYYLVTNNPNVKTIADFTDKDRIAVPAVGVSVQSRVLQLASAKLWGDAQFNKLDKISVALPHPDAAAAIIAGGTEITGHFGNPPFQEQELAENPNARIVLNSYDVLGGPSSSTVLFATEKFRRDNPKTYKAFQAALKEAAAFAAANPEKAADTYLRVTGAKQDREFLIKVIKNPDVQFKLEPQNTYALAQFMHQVGAIKNAPASWRDYFFDDAVTAQGS
- the yidC gene encoding membrane protein insertase YidC; amino-acid sequence: MDIRRTVLWMIFSFSLLLLWNNWQIHNGKPSLFGGPTPAASTAEPQAGANNATPSVPSAPTSTATAPSAVPGATAPAAARSEEVVITTDVLRLTFDTMGAQLVRAELLKYPATGQADKPTVLLDRSAGLNYVVQSGVVGAPNGQSFPTHQTPFRVTSTERQMTGDNLVVSFEGESGGVKVTKTFTLHKGRYDIDVRHDLANVGSAPVTPALYLQLERDGNDPADTSSFYHTFTGFAVYSEQDKFQKSTFSDIEKKKANYIKQADNGWIAVVQHYFATAWVPPQGKPRTNELLEVQKNLYAARSIEAVGEIAPGSASRVDSHLWVGPQDQKAMAALAPGLELVVDYGWLTIIAKPLFTLMTWLHSLLGNWGWTIVALTVLIKAIFFPLAAASYRSMARMKQVAPRLQALKEKYGDDKQKLNAAMMEMYRTEKINPLGGCLPMVVQIPVFISLYWVLLASVEMRGAPWILWVHDLSIRDPYFILPAIMMATMFLQIKLNPTPPDPIQAKVMMIMPLVFGGMMFFFPAGLVLYWCVNNTLSIAQQWSITRSMQRKTEAAANR
- a CDS encoding catalase, with the translated sequence MTDKKNLTTASGAPVADNNNTLTAGPRGPALLQDFWLIEKLAHFDRERIPERVVHAKGSGAYGTFTVTHDISRYTRASIFSQVGKQTPLFLRFSTVAGERGAADAERDVRGFAIKFYTDEGNWDLVGNNTPVFFIRDPLKFPDFIHTQKRDPKTNLRSATAAWDFWSLSPESLHQVTILMSDRGIPANLRQQHGFGSHTFSFVNKDGERFYVKFHFKSQQGVVCMSDEEAAQVVAHDRESSQRDLFENIENKNFPKWTLKVQIMPEAEAATYHINPFDLTKVWPHGDYPLIEVGVLELNKNPENYFAEVEQAAFTPANIVPGIDFSPDKMLQGRLFSYGDTHRYRLGINHHQIPVNAPRCPFHSFHRDGAGRVDGNVGGTLNYEPNSAGEWKETPSAGEPPLALDGQAAARWNHRVDDDYYSQPGNLFRLMTPEKQELLFGNIGRHMAGVPEEIQRRQLEHFKKADPAYAAGVAKALGLTL
- a CDS encoding ABC transporter ATP-binding protein, yielding MSSIAPGPVDNVQKASPLLAVDKVTIEYKTRERRVRATHEVSFDVHAADRFILLGPSGCGKSTLLKAVAGFIPPTDGRIAIDGQAVTGPGPDRIVVFQEFDQLPPWKTLRQNVAFPLVASRRLGRREADERAMHYLDKVGLAAFADAYPHTLSGGMKQRVAIARALAMQPRVLLMDEPFAALDALTRRRMQEELMALWDDVRFTLLFVTHSIEEALVLGRRVLLLSPHPGRVRAELNAHAYGLQTQGSAGFQAAARRIHDLLFESPAASPAVAERAAA
- the yidD gene encoding membrane protein insertion efficiency factor YidD, which translates into the protein MFKALLILPIRFYRFFLSPWIGRQCRFTPTCSAYAIEAIERHGAWRGFWLAVRRIGRCHPWSPGGWDPVPQSKGTNGPPCCSHSHRTEHD